In Sporichthyaceae bacterium, one genomic interval encodes:
- a CDS encoding thioesterase family protein, producing the protein MAGIRFDEASAVHRTVPGTYRADLDGEWGFAGNVNGGYLLAILARAALDSTGAAFPHAISASFLRPAEHGPIEVEVIPVRAGRTATHVVAVLSQKSGPAVHATLVLGAAPQGPVENPATPPALPAEEECAPLTGRPEVQGFLERVQISYAPGFGPHDPGNSPVVRGWVRLRSGEPVDALVGLLATDLLVPTVARIGYRSWAPTVQMTVQLHRAPVAGPLAVEAEAGELRDGWFDEEARVFDAAGQLIARGSQLARLPR; encoded by the coding sequence GTGGCGGGGATCCGGTTCGACGAGGCCAGCGCGGTGCACCGCACCGTCCCCGGCACCTACCGGGCCGACCTCGACGGCGAGTGGGGGTTCGCCGGCAACGTCAACGGCGGCTACCTGCTGGCCATCCTGGCCCGCGCGGCTCTGGATTCCACCGGCGCCGCCTTCCCGCACGCCATCTCCGCGTCGTTTCTGCGCCCGGCCGAACACGGACCGATCGAGGTCGAGGTGATCCCGGTGCGCGCCGGACGCACCGCCACCCATGTGGTGGCGGTGTTGTCGCAGAAGTCCGGGCCCGCGGTGCACGCGACCCTGGTGTTGGGCGCAGCACCGCAGGGACCGGTGGAGAATCCGGCCACGCCGCCCGCCCTGCCCGCCGAGGAGGAGTGCGCGCCGCTGACCGGCCGCCCGGAGGTCCAGGGCTTCCTGGAGCGGGTGCAGATCAGCTACGCACCCGGTTTCGGTCCGCATGACCCCGGCAACTCACCGGTGGTGCGTGGCTGGGTGCGGCTTCGGTCCGGGGAACCGGTGGACGCGCTGGTCGGTTTGTTGGCCACGGACCTGTTGGTGCCCACCGTTGCCCGAATCGGTTATCGCAGTTGGGCACCGACCGTGCAGATGACGGTTCAACTGCATCGGGCGCCGGTGGCCGGGCCGCTGGCCGTGGAGGCCGAGGCCGGTGAGCTACGCGACGGCTGGTTTGACGAGGAGGCCCGGGTGTTCGACGCCGCCGGTCAGCTGATCGCCCGCGGCAGCCAGTTGGCCCGCCTGCCCCGGTAG
- a CDS encoding 8-oxoguanine deaminase — translation MDLLVHRAALLATCDAAGQEFSDGWVAIRDGRVAALGGAGDPLPNAAEVIDADGCLVTPGLVNTHHHLFQNLTRAFAPALNRTLFGWLQRLYPLWAGIDTEASYLATRVGLVELAMGGVTTTSDHLYIAPRGAGDLWTAQVEAARATGVRLHATRGSMTLSTAEDGLAPPELVQDDEEVLADSERLVRRHHDPDPHAMVQMALAPCAPFNVHPELMRATAELAERLDVRLHTHLAEDPDDDAYCRARFGRSPVEHFEDLGWAGPRSWVAHCVHPSGVEVHRLGAAGVGVAHCPSSNMILGGGGICPARDLRAAGSPVGLGCDGSSSNDASSLWLEARTAMLLGRQRGGPTGMSARDVLDMATRGGAACLGRAGVLGELSPGSAGDLVVWDQTGPLFAGAHSDPVEAWLRCGPSLARHTVVAGRVLVRDGRPTDPGLPDALTGHARVARRLQGMA, via the coding sequence GTGGATCTGCTGGTGCACCGGGCCGCGCTGTTGGCCACCTGCGACGCTGCCGGACAGGAGTTTTCCGATGGCTGGGTGGCGATCCGCGACGGTCGGGTGGCCGCGCTGGGCGGGGCGGGGGACCCGTTGCCGAACGCCGCGGAAGTCATCGATGCCGACGGTTGTTTGGTCACGCCCGGGTTGGTGAACACCCATCACCATCTGTTCCAGAACCTCACTCGGGCATTCGCACCCGCGCTGAACCGCACCCTGTTCGGCTGGTTGCAACGGCTGTACCCGTTGTGGGCGGGCATCGACACCGAGGCGTCCTATTTGGCCACCCGAGTCGGCCTGGTGGAACTCGCCATGGGCGGAGTGACCACCACCAGTGACCACCTGTACATCGCGCCGCGGGGTGCGGGCGATCTGTGGACCGCACAGGTGGAAGCAGCCCGGGCGACGGGGGTGCGACTGCACGCCACCCGGGGCTCGATGACCCTGTCCACCGCCGAGGACGGGCTGGCGCCACCGGAGCTGGTGCAGGACGACGAGGAGGTGCTGGCCGACAGCGAGCGGCTGGTGCGCCGCCATCACGATCCGGACCCGCACGCGATGGTGCAGATGGCATTGGCGCCGTGCGCCCCGTTCAACGTGCACCCGGAGCTGATGCGCGCCACCGCCGAACTGGCCGAGCGGTTGGACGTCCGGCTGCACACGCACCTGGCCGAGGACCCCGACGACGACGCGTACTGCCGGGCCCGGTTCGGCCGTAGCCCGGTGGAACATTTCGAGGATCTGGGCTGGGCCGGCCCGCGTAGCTGGGTGGCACACTGCGTGCACCCGTCCGGGGTGGAGGTACACCGGCTGGGTGCTGCCGGGGTGGGTGTGGCGCACTGCCCGAGCTCGAACATGATCCTGGGTGGCGGGGGAATCTGTCCGGCGCGCGATCTGCGCGCCGCCGGATCTCCGGTGGGACTGGGATGTGACGGATCGTCATCCAACGACGCGTCGTCGCTGTGGTTGGAGGCGCGCACCGCGATGTTGCTCGGCCGGCAACGTGGTGGACCCACCGGGATGAGCGCCCGCGACGTGTTGGACATGGCAACCCGCGGCGGGGCGGCGTGCCTGGGGCGAGCCGGGGTGTTGGGGGAGCTGTCGCCGGGTTCGGCCGGCGACCTGGTGGTCTGGGACCAGACGGGCCCGCTCTTCGCCGGCGCGCACAGCGACCCGGTGGAGGCCTGGCTGCGCTGCGGACCGTCCCTGGCGCGGCACACCGTGGTCGCCGGGCGGGTGCTGGTGCGCGACGGGCGACCCACCGACCCCGGCTTGCCCGATGCCCTGACCGGGCATGCCCGGGTGGCCCGACGGTTGCAGGGCATGGCCTGA
- a CDS encoding ABC transporter ATP-binding protein: MTSNARRPAIALERIRKTYGEGETAVHAIAYVDLTVHVGEYVAIMGASGSGKSTLMNIVGCLDAPTAGRYLLDGMDVRRLDDYQLSTVRNRKIGFIFQSFNLIPRTTALSNVELPLVYAGLDRRTRRRRALEALDRVGLSDRHHHLPSELSGGQQQRVAVARAIVTDPVLLLADEPTGALDSHSTAEVLDLFDELSFAGRTIMVITHEADVGARAQRVTRMRDGRIISDLPNPPRAVAGVS, from the coding sequence GTGACCTCAAACGCCCGACGCCCGGCCATCGCCCTCGAACGCATCCGTAAGACCTACGGCGAGGGCGAGACCGCCGTGCACGCGATTGCCTACGTGGACCTGACCGTGCACGTCGGGGAGTACGTGGCGATCATGGGCGCGTCCGGGTCGGGCAAGTCCACGCTGATGAACATCGTCGGCTGCCTGGACGCACCGACGGCGGGGCGCTATCTACTCGACGGCATGGACGTGCGCCGGCTGGACGACTACCAGCTGTCCACGGTGCGCAACCGCAAGATCGGTTTCATCTTCCAGAGCTTCAATCTGATTCCACGTACCACTGCGTTGAGCAACGTCGAACTGCCGTTGGTCTACGCGGGCCTGGACCGCCGAACGCGGCGCCGGCGGGCATTGGAGGCACTCGACCGGGTCGGGCTGAGTGACCGTCATCATCACCTGCCCTCGGAACTGTCGGGTGGTCAGCAACAGCGTGTCGCGGTGGCCCGGGCCATCGTCACCGACCCGGTGCTGCTGCTCGCCGACGAACCGACCGGCGCGTTGGACTCGCACAGCACCGCGGAAGTGCTCGACCTCTTCGACGAGTTGTCCTTCGCCGGACGCACCATCATGGTGATCACGCACGAGGCCGACGTCGGCGCCCGCGCCCAGCGGGTGACCCGGATGCGGGACGGCCGGATCATTTCCGATCTGCCGAATCCGCCCAGGGCCGTAGCGGGTGTCTCATGA
- a CDS encoding ABC transporter permease, with the protein MRFAESIRFALHGIVANKMRSLLTMLGILIGVASVITLVAVGTGSSRDVQTSISRLGSNTLFVLPLQEGGGGSGRGIAAQVRRLLGIKAPPVNGTQVRSAELTFEDAESLKDPINAPHVKNVAPGVLMQRVEATHGTSSHTVNLLIGTKPVFLGIDNSTITCGPGFTDEDYDAHKHLALLGTSVAQDLASGDVCALNGEQIRINGQAFIVAGILNSKGYSGQQDLDDRILAPGTAVQDALYGYNPPGAGPISGIAVEATSGADTKAAQSEVTAIMMARHHVNLLSADFIVFNSSAVLDVSGSANHTLTILLAAVAGISLLVGGIGVMNIMLVSVTERTREIGIRKAIGAGRMDIIGQFLGEAVILSMVGGVLGVLCGFAAAHFKIAGVEPVVAPYSVYLALAVSLFTGLFFGLYPASRAADLRPIDALRYE; encoded by the coding sequence ATGAGGTTCGCCGAGAGCATTCGCTTTGCCCTGCACGGGATCGTGGCGAACAAGATGCGCTCCTTGCTCACCATGCTCGGCATTTTGATCGGCGTGGCATCAGTGATCACGCTCGTCGCGGTGGGCACCGGATCCTCCCGCGACGTGCAGACGTCGATCAGTCGACTCGGCTCGAACACGCTGTTCGTTTTGCCGCTGCAGGAGGGTGGCGGCGGTAGCGGCCGCGGCATCGCGGCGCAGGTGCGCCGACTGCTCGGCATCAAGGCCCCGCCGGTGAACGGCACCCAGGTCCGCAGCGCGGAATTGACCTTCGAGGATGCGGAGTCGTTGAAGGATCCGATCAACGCGCCGCACGTGAAGAACGTCGCGCCGGGTGTGCTCATGCAGCGGGTGGAGGCCACGCACGGCACCTCCTCGCACACCGTGAACCTGCTGATCGGCACCAAGCCGGTGTTCCTCGGCATCGACAACTCCACCATCACCTGCGGCCCGGGCTTCACCGACGAGGACTACGACGCGCACAAGCACCTGGCACTACTGGGCACCTCGGTGGCACAGGACCTGGCCAGTGGCGACGTGTGCGCCCTGAACGGCGAGCAGATCCGGATCAACGGCCAGGCGTTCATCGTGGCCGGCATTCTCAACTCCAAGGGCTACAGCGGTCAGCAGGACCTGGACGACCGCATCCTCGCCCCCGGTACCGCGGTGCAGGACGCGCTGTACGGCTACAACCCGCCGGGCGCCGGACCGATCAGCGGTATCGCGGTGGAGGCCACCTCCGGGGCGGACACCAAGGCCGCGCAGTCCGAGGTCACCGCGATCATGATGGCGCGTCACCACGTGAACCTGCTCAGCGCCGACTTCATCGTGTTCAACTCCTCCGCTGTGCTCGACGTGTCCGGATCCGCGAACCACACGCTGACCATCCTGCTCGCGGCCGTCGCCGGCATCTCGCTGCTCGTCGGCGGCATCGGCGTCATGAACATCATGTTGGTCTCGGTCACCGAGCGAACCCGCGAGATCGGCATTCGTAAAGCCATCGGCGCCGGACGCATGGACATCATCGGGCAGTTCCTCGGCGAGGCCGTGATCCTGAGCATGGTCGGCGGGGTGCTCGGTGTGCTCTGCGGATTCGCGGCCGCCCATTTCAAGATCGCCGGCGTGGAGCCGGTGGTCGCGCCGTACTCGGTCTACCTGGCCCTGGCCGTGTCGCTGTTCACCGGCCTGTTCTTCGGTCTGTACCCCGCCAGCCGCGCCGCGGACCTGCGGCCCATCGACGCGCTGCGCTACGAGTGA
- a CDS encoding response regulator, whose amino-acid sequence MRVLVAQHDRVLAARLRRGLAEHGASVDIAHNTASVVANARAHAYDVIVLDQELQEVPGAPMCPRLRAAVSGTPVLMLVGSSADRPVRAGSGVQEHLRKPVDVPDLVARVRAMARRHDTSTATLRRSAAHAPDRVETPAPPTTAVLIAENLAMYAQALTAVLSTEPDLRVISTDVSEPEILAAVRRGAVEVLVVDIDGGALDAVALCRRLRQEVATCKVIVLTANLMPAATCRTWEAQAHGLVNKNSQLPVLIEAIRRVARGERVVDPKLASAAREADNGGLTRRELEVLRHAAAGESVREIAARLSLSSGTVRNYLSRIMDKLGARNRIDAIRIVRDSGLL is encoded by the coding sequence ATGCGTGTCCTCGTGGCCCAGCACGACCGGGTCCTCGCCGCCCGCCTGCGGCGTGGGCTGGCCGAGCACGGCGCGTCTGTCGACATCGCGCACAACACCGCCTCGGTGGTGGCCAACGCGCGGGCCCACGCCTACGACGTGATCGTGCTGGACCAGGAACTGCAGGAGGTGCCCGGCGCCCCGATGTGCCCGCGGCTGCGGGCGGCGGTGAGCGGCACCCCGGTGCTGATGTTGGTCGGCTCGAGTGCGGACCGACCGGTTCGGGCGGGCTCCGGGGTGCAGGAGCACCTGCGCAAGCCGGTGGACGTGCCCGACCTGGTCGCCCGGGTACGTGCCATGGCGCGCCGCCACGACACCTCGACGGCCACGCTGCGTCGCTCCGCCGCCCACGCGCCGGACCGGGTGGAAACCCCGGCCCCGCCGACCACCGCGGTGCTCATCGCGGAGAACCTGGCCATGTACGCCCAGGCGTTGACCGCCGTGCTGTCCACCGAGCCGGACCTGCGGGTGATCTCCACCGACGTCTCCGAGCCGGAGATCCTGGCCGCGGTGCGCCGCGGCGCCGTCGAGGTGCTGGTGGTGGACATCGACGGCGGCGCGCTGGACGCGGTCGCGCTGTGCCGGCGGCTGCGTCAGGAAGTCGCCACCTGCAAGGTGATCGTGCTCACCGCGAACCTGATGCCCGCCGCGACCTGCCGCACCTGGGAGGCCCAGGCGCACGGCCTGGTCAACAAGAATTCGCAGCTGCCGGTGCTGATCGAGGCGATCCGCCGGGTCGCCCGCGGGGAACGGGTGGTCGACCCGAAGCTGGCCTCGGCCGCCCGGGAGGCGGACAACGGCGGTCTGACGCGGCGTGAGTTGGAAGTGTTGCGCCACGCCGCCGCCGGGGAATCGGTGCGGGAGATCGCGGCCCGGTTGTCCCTGTCCAGCGGGACGGTGCGCAACTACCTGTCGCGGATCATGGACAAACTCGGCGCCCGCAACCGCATCGACGCCATCCGCATCGTGCGGGATTCAGGCCTGTTGTAG
- a CDS encoding carboxyl transferase domain-containing protein translates to MFERIAIVNRGEAAVRLIRAVRELNEERNLSIRTVALHTEGERTAMFVRQADEAVALNPSKTASVPYLDYVELERALVAGRADAVWVGWGFVSEHPAFVEVCDRLGIAFLGPSASAMRLLGDKIEAKLVAERVGVPVAAWSGAGGVASYADAQRHASAIGYPLIIKAKAGGGGRGIRKVMAPEELQAAFEGTRADAARYFGDDGVFLEALVTGGRHVEVQIIADKHGNVWAPGVRDCSIQRRNQKIIEESASPVLSTEQSLHLRQVSMDLIREVGYHGAGTVEYLYDPARHAFAFLEVNTRLQVEHPITEAATGIDLVKLQILTAAGEPLPGECPPEIGHAIEIRLNAEDPDNGFAPAPGKVEFLEFPQGPGIRVDSGIAQGDTIPQEFDSMVAKIIAAGKDRAEAIARLRRALRDTTVVIQGGTTNKSFVLNLLGREEVLTGSADTAWLDRTGPLDGGALPAHADIALYAVAIDVYAHDEATERETFLAAARGGRPQADHAIGGDVEVRYHGQNYKLTVHQLGPDRYRVDVNNVATDVRVDRIGRFSYRMTVRGQVYRVVLAAGPADHLVEVDGVSHRVARDSGGVIRSTAPAVIVALPVRVGDTVEAGATVAVLEAMKMETPVTAPVAGRVREVFATVNSQVPAGAPLVRLDPDTAETGPSDAPTVVFSADGEAAADPRTRALEVLRGLGALLTGYDVNALEGRKLVADYSAIRKQLPADDRELVSAELNLLRVFADICELSRNRPSGEEENSETRVHSPREHLHTYLRSFDLEREGLPESFRNRLIRALTHYGITDLEPTGALKDAVYRVYLALERSDPQIPVINALLERWMDVADVTAAHDELAEVLERVVVATQIRYPLICDLARSVRYRYFDQPQSLALRAKIISEVRTQLGFLVLNPDTPDRAERIEAMVVSPEPIIGLMSEWIGTGTADLGPLLEVLTRRYYRTRELEEVRLFQHANRHFVTAEFDLQGNRLHLITTVGDYRELEALSSALDVVAAGTDAWEPRTLVVDIFLSWADAPADHDAISEALRAAVSQLSLPDTLRRVTVGIAGEIAARAHYFTFRPAVDGSLEEDRLIRGLHPLVAQRLDFKRLVNFDLTRLPADEGIYLYRAVGKENPDDERFIALGEIRDVHPLRDAAGRVLAVPTVERVLAGCVEGIRQVYARRPAKRRTENNRIVMSVSPTAKVPLDELHHVVRNLVPMTAGAGLEEVMVHGRLQESDEDEAREVAVLISYKHGAGVQISLTERPTDPLPPLDEYTQRVRQSRARGAIYPYEIVGLLAGASGTFLELDLDENGVPTRVHRPPGKNKAGVVMGLVTTPTDRYPEGMTRVALLGDPTRSLGSIAEAECARVCAALDLAEEKGYPVEWLTLSSGARISMDSGTENMDWIARALRRIIEFTQAGGEINVIVAGINVGAQPYWNAEATMLMHTKGILVMTPDSAMVLTGKQSLDYSGGVSAEDNFGIGGYDRVMGPNGQAQYWAPNMTAAVEILFAHYAHCYVAPGERFPRQAITEDPRERDVREYPHVHPGSDFTTVGDIFSAERNGDRKKPFDIRTVMRAVVDIDHSVLERWAGMADADTSVVFDAHLGGHPVTVIGIESKPVPRRGRLPKDGPDIWTGGTLFPASSKKTARAINAASGVRPLVVLANLSGFDGSPESLRNVQLEYGAEIGRAIVNFDGPIVFTVISRYHGGAFVVFSGTLNDNMEVVAVEGSYASVLGGAPAAAVVFTGEVRNRINDDPRIKALEAAVAEAEGSVAAQLRVELGDLRTVVRAEKMGEVAAEFEAIHDIRRAQKVGSVHTIISAAELRPYLILAVERGMARTLGTPDR, encoded by the coding sequence GTGTTCGAGCGGATTGCCATCGTCAACCGGGGTGAGGCGGCGGTCCGCCTGATCCGGGCGGTGCGGGAGCTCAACGAGGAACGAAACCTGTCCATCCGCACGGTGGCGCTGCACACCGAGGGCGAGCGCACGGCGATGTTCGTGCGTCAGGCCGACGAGGCCGTCGCGCTCAACCCGAGCAAGACCGCTTCGGTGCCCTACCTGGACTATGTCGAGCTGGAGCGGGCGCTGGTTGCCGGCCGCGCCGACGCGGTGTGGGTGGGCTGGGGCTTCGTCTCCGAGCACCCCGCCTTCGTGGAGGTGTGCGACCGGCTCGGCATCGCGTTTCTCGGTCCGTCCGCGAGCGCCATGCGGCTGCTCGGCGACAAGATCGAGGCCAAGCTGGTCGCCGAACGGGTCGGTGTCCCGGTCGCCGCCTGGAGCGGGGCCGGCGGGGTGGCGTCCTACGCCGACGCGCAACGGCACGCCTCGGCCATCGGCTATCCGCTCATCATCAAGGCCAAGGCCGGCGGTGGCGGTCGTGGTATCCGCAAGGTGATGGCCCCGGAGGAACTGCAGGCCGCGTTCGAGGGCACCCGGGCCGACGCCGCGCGCTACTTCGGGGACGACGGGGTGTTCCTGGAGGCCCTGGTCACCGGCGGCCGGCACGTCGAGGTGCAGATCATCGCCGACAAGCACGGCAATGTGTGGGCGCCCGGCGTGCGGGACTGCTCGATCCAACGGCGCAACCAGAAGATCATCGAGGAGTCCGCCTCCCCGGTGCTCAGCACCGAGCAATCCCTGCACTTGCGCCAGGTCTCCATGGACCTGATCCGCGAGGTGGGCTACCACGGCGCGGGCACCGTGGAATACCTCTACGATCCGGCCCGCCACGCCTTCGCCTTCCTCGAGGTGAACACCCGTCTGCAGGTCGAGCACCCGATCACCGAGGCGGCCACCGGCATTGACCTGGTCAAGTTGCAGATCCTCACCGCCGCGGGCGAGCCGCTGCCCGGCGAGTGTCCGCCGGAGATCGGTCACGCGATCGAGATCCGACTCAACGCCGAGGACCCGGACAACGGATTCGCACCCGCACCGGGAAAGGTCGAATTCCTGGAATTCCCGCAGGGTCCGGGCATCCGGGTGGACTCCGGCATCGCGCAGGGCGACACGATCCCGCAGGAGTTCGACTCGATGGTCGCCAAGATCATCGCAGCCGGGAAGGACCGTGCCGAGGCGATCGCGCGGCTGCGCCGCGCGCTACGCGACACGACCGTGGTGATTCAGGGCGGCACCACCAACAAGTCCTTCGTGCTCAACCTGCTCGGCCGCGAGGAGGTGCTGACCGGGTCGGCGGACACCGCCTGGTTGGACCGCACCGGTCCGCTGGACGGCGGCGCATTGCCCGCGCACGCCGACATCGCGTTGTACGCGGTGGCCATCGACGTCTACGCGCACGACGAGGCCACCGAACGGGAGACCTTCCTGGCCGCCGCGCGCGGCGGCCGGCCGCAGGCCGACCATGCTATCGGCGGGGACGTGGAGGTGCGCTATCACGGACAGAATTACAAACTGACGGTACATCAGCTCGGTCCGGACCGGTATCGGGTCGACGTGAACAACGTGGCGACCGACGTCCGCGTGGACCGCATCGGCCGCTTCTCCTACCGCATGACCGTTCGCGGCCAGGTGTACCGGGTGGTTCTCGCCGCCGGTCCGGCCGACCACCTGGTCGAGGTGGACGGGGTCAGCCATCGGGTGGCCCGCGACTCCGGCGGGGTGATTCGGTCCACTGCGCCGGCGGTTATCGTGGCGCTGCCGGTGCGGGTGGGCGACACCGTCGAGGCAGGTGCCACGGTGGCCGTGCTCGAGGCCATGAAGATGGAGACCCCGGTGACCGCGCCGGTGGCCGGGCGGGTGCGCGAGGTTTTCGCCACGGTCAACTCCCAGGTGCCGGCCGGGGCCCCGCTGGTGCGGTTGGACCCGGACACCGCGGAGACCGGACCGTCCGACGCGCCGACCGTCGTGTTCTCCGCGGACGGCGAGGCCGCCGCCGACCCGCGCACCCGTGCGCTGGAGGTACTGCGCGGGTTGGGCGCCCTGCTCACCGGTTACGACGTCAACGCCCTGGAGGGACGCAAGCTGGTCGCGGACTACTCCGCGATCCGCAAGCAACTTCCGGCCGATGACCGCGAGTTGGTGTCCGCCGAGTTGAACCTGCTGCGCGTGTTCGCCGACATCTGTGAGCTGTCCCGCAACCGCCCCAGCGGCGAGGAGGAGAACTCCGAGACCCGGGTGCACAGCCCCCGCGAGCACCTGCACACCTACCTGCGTTCCTTCGACCTGGAGCGCGAGGGCCTACCGGAGTCCTTCCGTAATCGACTCATCCGGGCGCTGACCCACTACGGGATCACCGACCTGGAGCCCACCGGCGCATTGAAGGACGCCGTCTACCGGGTGTACCTGGCCCTGGAACGCAGCGATCCGCAAATCCCGGTGATCAATGCACTGCTCGAGCGTTGGATGGACGTCGCCGACGTCACCGCGGCCCACGACGAATTGGCCGAGGTGCTGGAACGGGTGGTGGTGGCCACCCAGATCCGCTACCCGCTGATCTGCGACCTGGCCCGCAGCGTGCGGTACCGCTACTTCGACCAGCCGCAGAGCCTGGCGCTGCGCGCGAAGATCATTTCCGAGGTGCGCACCCAGTTGGGCTTCCTGGTGCTCAACCCCGACACTCCGGATCGGGCCGAGCGCATCGAGGCCATGGTGGTCTCCCCGGAGCCGATCATCGGCCTGATGAGCGAGTGGATCGGCACCGGCACTGCCGACCTGGGCCCGCTGCTGGAGGTGCTGACGCGGCGTTACTACCGCACCCGGGAACTGGAAGAGGTGCGGCTTTTCCAGCACGCCAACCGGCACTTCGTGACCGCCGAATTCGACCTGCAGGGCAACCGACTGCACCTGATCACCACGGTGGGGGACTACCGCGAGTTGGAGGCGTTGTCCTCCGCGCTGGACGTGGTGGCCGCGGGTACCGACGCGTGGGAGCCGCGCACGCTGGTGGTCGACATTTTCCTGTCGTGGGCGGACGCGCCCGCCGATCACGACGCCATCTCCGAGGCGCTGCGGGCCGCGGTGTCTCAGCTCTCGCTGCCGGACACCCTGCGTCGGGTCACCGTGGGCATCGCGGGCGAGATCGCCGCCCGGGCGCACTACTTCACGTTCCGTCCCGCTGTGGATGGAAGCCTGGAGGAGGACCGGCTGATCCGCGGTCTGCACCCGTTGGTCGCGCAACGCCTGGACTTCAAGCGCCTGGTGAACTTCGACCTCACCCGGTTGCCCGCGGACGAGGGCATCTACCTGTATCGGGCGGTGGGCAAGGAGAACCCGGACGACGAACGGTTCATTGCGCTCGGGGAGATTCGCGATGTGCATCCGCTGCGCGACGCGGCCGGGCGGGTGCTGGCGGTGCCCACCGTGGAGCGGGTGCTGGCCGGTTGTGTGGAGGGCATCCGGCAGGTCTACGCACGTCGACCGGCCAAGCGCCGCACGGAGAACAACCGCATCGTGATGAGCGTGTCGCCGACCGCGAAGGTGCCGCTGGACGAGTTGCATCACGTGGTCCGCAACCTGGTGCCGATGACCGCCGGCGCGGGCCTGGAGGAGGTCATGGTCCACGGGCGCCTGCAGGAGTCAGATGAGGACGAGGCCCGCGAGGTCGCCGTACTGATCTCCTACAAGCATGGTGCCGGGGTGCAGATCTCGCTGACCGAGCGGCCCACCGACCCGCTGCCGCCGCTGGACGAGTACACCCAGAGGGTCCGTCAGTCCCGCGCCAGGGGTGCGATTTACCCTTACGAGATCGTCGGCTTGTTGGCCGGTGCGAGCGGCACATTTCTCGAGTTGGATCTCGACGAGAACGGCGTGCCGACGAGGGTGCACCGGCCGCCGGGCAAGAACAAGGCCGGAGTGGTGATGGGTCTGGTCACCACACCGACCGACCGGTACCCGGAGGGCATGACCCGGGTGGCGCTGCTCGGTGACCCGACCCGCTCGCTCGGGTCGATCGCCGAGGCCGAGTGCGCCCGGGTGTGCGCGGCGCTGGACCTGGCCGAGGAGAAGGGCTACCCGGTCGAGTGGTTGACGCTGTCCTCGGGCGCCCGCATCTCGATGGACTCCGGCACCGAGAACATGGACTGGATCGCCCGCGCGTTGCGCCGGATCATCGAGTTCACCCAGGCCGGCGGCGAGATCAACGTGATCGTCGCGGGGATCAACGTCGGCGCCCAGCCCTACTGGAACGCCGAGGCCACCATGCTGATGCACACCAAGGGCATCCTGGTGATGACGCCGGATTCGGCGATGGTGCTTACCGGCAAGCAGTCCCTGGACTACTCCGGCGGCGTGTCCGCCGAAGACAACTTCGGCATCGGTGGTTACGACCGGGTGATGGGCCCCAACGGGCAGGCGCAGTACTGGGCGCCGAACATGACCGCGGCCGTAGAGATCCTGTTCGCGCACTACGCGCACTGCTACGTGGCGCCCGGCGAGCGGTTCCCCCGTCAGGCGATCACCGAGGACCCGCGCGAGCGCGACGTGCGCGAGTACCCGCATGTGCATCCCGGCAGTGACTTCACCACGGTCGGGGACATCTTCTCGGCCGAACGCAATGGGGATCGTAAGAAGCCATTCGATATTCGAACCGTGATGCGCGCAGTGGTGGACATCGACCATTCGGTGCTGGAGCGATGGGCCGGTATGGCCGACGCGGACACCTCGGTGGTCTTCGACGCGCACCTCGGCGGCCACCCGGTCACCGTGATCGGCATCGAATCCAAGCCGGTGCCGCGCCGGGGTCGACTGCCCAAGGACGGCCCGGACATCTGGACCGGCGGCACGCTTTTCCCTGCCTCGTCGAAGAAAACGGCGCGGGCCATCAACGCCGCCTCCGGTGTGCGTCCGTTGGTGGTGCTGGCGAATCTGTCCGGCTTCGACGGTTCACCGGAGTCGTTGCGCAACGTCCAGTTGGAGTACGGCGCGGAGATCGGCCGGGCCATCGTCAACTTCGACGGCCCGATTGTGTTCACGGTGATCTCCCGCTACCACGGTGGTGCGTTCGTGGTGTTCTCCGGCACGCTCAACGACAACATGGAGGTCGTGGCGGTCGAGGGTTCGTATGCCTCGGTGCTGGGTGGCGCTCCGGCCGCGGCGGTGGTGTTCACCGGTGAGGTCCGTAACCGCATCAACGACGACCCGCGGATCAAGGCTTTGGAGGCCGCGGTGGCCGAGGCCGAGGGTTCGGTAGCCGCTCAGCTGCGGGTGGAGCTGGGCGACCTGCGCACCGTGGTGCGGGCGGAAAAGATGGGCGAGGTGGCCGCGGAGTTCGAGGCCATTCACGACATCCGACGCGCCCAAAAGGTCGGCTCGGTGCACACGATTATTTCCGCTGCCGAGCTACGCCCGTATTTGATCTTGGCGGTAGAGCGTGGTATGGCGCGCACTCTGGGAACGCCTGACCGGTGA